Below is a window of Nitrospirota bacterium DNA.
ACTTAAGGCTCTTGTTTTTACCAATAAACCAGAACCTTGATTATGACTATCCGGTATATCATTCATTTTTTGAGCCGAATGTATTTTTATCGTTTATGTTTTTATTGTTTGTTTTTGGGCTCGGGGTTTATCTGTTTTATTGTTCAAAAACCAAACAACAAACCCCGGATACGCAGGCTGAAGCCCCGTATCAAGTACGGGGCAGGCTCTGCGGCTACGCTGAACGCCTTACTCCTCACGTTTTACGTCTTACACCTTACCTCTTACGCCTCACCGCCTTCGGCCTTTTCTGGTTTTTTATAACCCTCTCTATTGAATCATCTATTATTCCTCTAAAAGATGTAATATTTGAACACAGGCTGTATCTGCCAAGCATAGGGTTAATAATCGCCTTTGTCAGCGTCGCCTTTTATTTCATTCCTTATCTTTCATCCCTCATTTTTCAACCTTCAACCTTCAACCCTCAACCTTCATCTTCCCCCTCTCATCACTCCTCCCGTCTTTCCCTTACTACTTGCTACTTGCTACTTACTACTGCTGTTATTGTGTTCTCCATCGCCGCTTATGAACGAAATACTATATGGAAAAGTGACATAAGTTTATGGGAAGATGTTGTAAGGAAGAGTCCAAATAAAGAGGGCGGGTATCTCAATCTGGGCTTGGCTTATCTATCACAAGGCTTAACAGACAAAGCTATAAAATGTTTTTTATTTGCCTCTCAATTAAAACCGGAATTCCCTGATTCTTACATTAACCTTGGTCTTAGTTATTACACTCAAGGCGCTTTTGCTAAAGCCATAGAATACTATCAGACTGCATTAAGACTAAATCCGGAATCTCCGCATATAATACATAATAATATTGGGACTGCTTATGATTCTATGGGTTTAATAAGCAACTCAATTGAACACTATGAGATTGCATTAAAACTAAACCCTGATTTCGCAGAGCCTTATATTAATCTCGGCATTATTTATCACTCTCAAGGACTGATAGATAAAGCCATAGAATCCTATCAGATTGCGCTAAAATTAAATCCTGATTCTTCAGAAGCACATTACAATATGGGTATTTCATACAGTTTAAAAGGTTTAACTGATAATGCAATAAAGCACCTTGAAAATTCTTTAACTCTAAAACCTGATTTTGCAAAAGCACATTATTATTTAGGGGTTGAATACCGCAAAAAAGGTCTCATTGATAAAGCTGAAGAGCATTTTCGCATAGCTGACAAGCTAGGATATACAAATTAAAAAATGAGGGAAAGAATGCAATCAGATTCACAAGCGGTTAACATTAAGACAGCATTTCCGTTTAACCCAATCTTTCATCTCATACTGATTGCTGTTATCGGTCTGCTTGCTTACTCCAATACCCTTAATGCTCCATTTTATTTTGATGACGCATTCAACATTGTAGAAAATCCTATTATCAAAGACCTTCAATATTTTGCAGAACCTTCAAAGGCAAAAGAATTTCCCTTGTACAACACTTTTAAAAACCGCTTTATAGGCTATCTCGCTTTTGCACTAAATTATAGACTGCACGGTCTTGATGTCACAGGTTATCATATCGTCAACCTCTCAATCCATATCATAAACGCACTGCTTGTGTACTGGCTTGTGCTGCTGACATTCTTTAGAGTGGCAAAGGGACAAAGGGACAAAGTGGCAGAGGGGCAGGATTCACTGTCAACGGTTAACGGTCAACAGTCAATAAACTTAATTGCCCTTTTCTCCGCCCTTATCTTTATCTCTCATCCTATTCAGACGCAGGCAGTCACTTACATTGTCCAGAGGTTTACATCCCTTGCAACAATGTTTTATCTCCTAAGTCTGGTGATGTATGTGAAATTCAGAACTCAGAACATAGAGCACAGAACACAGAACACAGACAAAAGGCAAAAAATCTTTAGTCTGTCATCTGTGTTCTGGTATCTGGGCTCTGTCCTTTCTGCTGTCCTTGCCATGAAAACTAAGGAAATTGCCTTCACCCTCCCTATAATCATTGTCCTTTATGAATTTGTTTTTTTCTCTCCAAATTCGCAGGCTAAAGCCTGCGGCTACGCCTCACGCCTCACACTTTACGCCTTACGTTTTCTCTATCTTATCCCTTTTCTCCTCACCCTGCTCATCATCCCATTAGGCATTATTGACTTCAGTAAAAGCACTGAAGATTTGATTGAAAGTATTAGTGAAACAACAAAAGTCCAAGTTGTTACCATATCAAGGTGGGAATACTTTTTTACACAGTCAAGGGTAATCGTCACTTATATAAGACTACTATTTTCCCCTTTGAACCAAAACCTTGACTATGACTATCCAATATATAACTCATTTCTAAATCCAAACGTGTTCCTGTCGTTTCTGCTTTTATTGTCTATTCTCGGACTTGCCGTTTATCTATTTTATTATTCAAAAAATCCCCTCTATGAGCCGTTGGCTCCGAGTCATAGGCCTCTATCCCTGCCTACCGGACAGGCAGGCCCCTTTGACAAAGGGGGAATAAAAGGGGGTCGTTCACCGTTCACCGTTCACTGTTCACTGTTCACTGTTCACTATTTACGCCTCACCGCCTTCGGCCTTTTCTGGTTCTTCATAACCCTGTCTGTTGAATCAAGCTTTATACCGATTGTGGATGTAATTTTTGAGCATAGAGTTTATCTGCCAAGCATAGGGTTAATAATTGCCTTTGTCTCAGCCGTTTTTTATTTTAGTCCTTATCTTTCATCCTTCAACCTTCAACCTTCATCCTTTCTTTCTCATCACGCATCACGCATTACGGTCTTACTGCTTGCTGCTGTAGTTCTTTCCCTTTCCATCGCCGCTTATCAGAGAAATGCCGTATGGCAGGATAAGGTAAAGTTATGGGAGGATGTGATAAGAAAAAGCCCTGGGAAAGCAAGAGGATATTTTCAACTCGGGGTGGCTTACTTTGATAAAAACGATCTAACCGCAGCTACTAAATACTTTGAAATATCAAAACAAAGTTTTTTTATGATTGAGTCTCATGCTTATCTTGGCAATATTTATGCACTCATGGGACAGTATAACAAAGCAATTAATAATTTTACAATTGCTATAGATAAATACGATTACGCAGTATGGAAGGACAAGACAAACAACGCATACCTTTATTATAATCGCGGGCAAGCTTATTACGAGTCAGGGGCGATTAATAACGCAAAGGAAGACTTCACCATTGCCTGCCAGAAAGGTTTTGATAGAGGCTGTTATAAGTTAAGCGGGTTAACCGTAAAATGACTGTTCCTATTAAAATATCTCCTATCCTCCAAATGACAACAAGAGGGGCGGGGAAAATATAAAATCCTTCCTTGTTAAATTTCCCCGCATTTTACATTTTTAGAACCTTTGTGATATGTTTATAAAATTCAGGGAGAAAACAAATATGAAGATTAATAAAATTGTTTTGGCTTATTCGGGCGGACTTGATACATCAGTTGCAATAAAGTGGCTTAAGGAGACTTACGGGTGCGAGGTTATTGCATTCTGCGCAGACTTAGGGCAGGAAGAGGAATTAAAAACAGTAAAAAGCAAGGCTCTTAAGACCGGCGCCTCAAAGGCTTATGTGGTTGACTTGAAGGAGGAGTTTGCAAAAAACTACATATTCCCCATGCTCCGGGCAGGCGCGGTTTATGAGGGAGCATATCTTCTGGGCACTTCAATCGCAAGGCCTCTTATAGCCAAAGCGCAAATTGAAATAGCAAAAAAGGAAAATGCCGATGCAGTTGCGCACGGTGCAACGGGCAAGGGTAATGATCAGGCGCGCTTTGAGCTTACTTACTATGCGCTTAAACCTGATATAAAAGTCATAGCTCCATGGAGGGAATGGTCGTTTAATTCAAGGGGGTCGCTGATAAATTATGCAAAGGCGCACTATATCCCCGTAACTGCCACCAAGGCAAAACCTTACAGCACTGACCGGAATCTTTTTCATATAAGTTATGAGGGCGGGATTTTAGAAGACCCGTGGGCAGAGCCGCCTGAAGACATGTTTACCCTGACTGCATCGCCTGAAAAGGCGCTGTTAAAGCCTGTGTATCTGGAGATCGGATACAAGGACGGCGACCCGGTATCGCTAAATGGAAAAAGGCTTTCCCCTGCATCCCTGCTTAAAGCCCTTAATTCAATTGCAGGAAGACACGGAATCGGCAGGCTTGATATTGTTGAAAACAGATTTGTAGGCATAAAATCACGCGGGGTTTATGAAACTCCGGGCGGGACCGTACTTCATACGGCACACAGGGCAATTGAGTCCATAACAATGGACCGGGAGGTAATGCACCTAAGAGATTCACTGATGCCGAAATATGCGGAGCTTATATATTACGGCTACTGGTTTTCGCCGGAGAGAGAGGCGCTTCAGAATTTTATTGATAAATCACAAAAGGGAGTTACAGGCGCCGTAAGGCTCAAACTCTACAAGGGGAACTGCACGGTAACCGGAAGAAAATCTCCGGTGTCTTTATACAAGCCTCAGCTTGCCACATTTGAGGCTGAACGGGTTTACAACCAGAAAGACGCAGAGGGCTTTATAAAGCTTAATGCGTTAAGGCTCAAAACAAGAAAATTTCAAAAAGGAAAAATCTGAAAGACTGTTATTAGTTATTGGTTATTAGTTATACGATTAACAATTAACAAATAACGAATAACATTTTTGTTATGTCTGACCTTAAATACTGGCTTGCCCTCAATCTGTTGCCTGACATAGGCCCTTTTTATGCAAGGCGGCTTTTGTCTGCCTTTGGAAGCCCTGAGAATATTTTTCAGATGCCGGCTGGCGAGCTGAGAAAAATTGAAGGCATAGGCGAAAATAGGGCAAAAAGCATTGCCGGCTTCAGGCAGTGGGATGTTGTTGACAAAGAGATTAGTTACGCAAAAAAAAATAATGTAAAAATACTCCCCTTTAAAGACCCTCTGTATCCTGAGCGGCTGAGGCAGATACCAGACGCTCCGCTTTTGCTGTATGTTAAAGGCGATCTTAGAGATGACGATAAGTACGCCATGGCAATAGTCGGCTCAAGGACTCCGACAGACTACGGGCTTCAGGTTGCCGAGAGGATAAGTTATAAACTTGCTGCATACGGGCTGACTGTTGTAAGCGGAATGGCAAGAGGCATAGACGGCGCATCGCACAAAGGGGCGCTGATGGCAGGCGGCAGGACGCTTGCAGTGCTCGGCTCAGGCATTGATGTGCCTTATCCCCTTGAAAACAAGGGGCTGATGAGGGCGCTCATGCCGTCCGGCGCTCTTATAAGCGAATTCCCGCTTGGGACTAAGCCCAATACAGGGAATTTTCCAAAGCGAAACCGCATAATAAGCGGGCTGTCTTTGGGCGTGCTTGTCATTGAGGCAGGTGTTGACAGCGGCTCTCTGATTACTGTAGGGTATGCCCTTGAGCAGGGCAGAGAAGTCTTTGCCGTGCCCGGAAATATAACATCAAAGACTTCTAAGGGGACCAACGACCTTATAAAAAAGGGCGCCAAGCTCGTTGAGAACGCCGATGAAATCATTAATGAACTGGCGCCTCAGATTAAAGGCATTCTTAAAGAAACGCAGACAGAAGAAAGACAGCAGAATATTTCCGCTCCGGCGCCGCATATGACTGAGGCTGAAAAAAAAGTTTATAATATTCTGTGCAAGGGGCCAAAGCATATAGACGCAATCACAAGAGAAGTTAATATCCCTGCGTCAGAGGCATTGTCTACACTGTTAAGCCTTGAACTTAAAGGCGCTGTAAGACAGATGGATGGAAAAAATTTTCTTGCCGCTAATTGCTGACAGACATCATAATCAAACAGAGGAGGAGCATCACAGGTGAAATCACTTTTAATTGTTGAGTCGCCTGCAAAGGCAAAGACCCTTAACAAATTTCTTGGCAGCGGTTTTTCTATTAAAGCATCAGTCGGTCATGTAAAAGACCTGCCTGCCAAAGAATTAGGCGTAGATGTTAAAAAAGACTTTAAGCCTACATATGTGGTTATCGGCGGCAAGGAAAAGGTTTTAAAAGAGCTGAAAAAGGCGGCAAAAGAATCAGACAGGGTCTTTCTTGCGCCTGACCCTGACAGGGAGGGCGAGGCTATTGCATGGCATATAGCAGAGGAGTTAAACGGGGATTCAGGCAAGGTTTTCAGGGTTACCTTTAATGAAATAACTGAAAAGGCAGTGACAGAGGCCATCAAGCATCCACGGAGGATTGATCTTAATCTCGTTGATGCACAGCAGGCAAGAAGGGTTCTTGACAGGCTCGTCGGCTACAAACTTTCCCCGCTTTTATGGCGCAAAGTAAGGCGGGGGCTGAGCGCAGGCAGGGTTCAGTCAGTCGCCTTAAGGCTTGTCGTTGACAGGGAACGCGAGATAACCGCATTTACCTCCGTGGAATACTGGAGCATAACGGCAACACTTGAAGGCAAGGAACCGCCTTTTTTCCATGCGAAACTATTTCAGATAAACGGGCAGAAAGCTGACATTAAAAATGAGCAGGAAGCAAACGGTATTCTCCAAACACTAAGCGGCAGACCGTTTACAGTAAGGACGATTGAGAAAAAGGGCAAAAAACGCACGCCTCCTCCTCCATTTATCACAAGCACGCTTCAGCAGGAGGCGGCAAGAAAGCTTCGCTTCCCGGCAAAAAAGACAATGTTTATTGCTCAGCAGCTTTACGAAGGGATTGAGCTTGGAGAAGAGGGTTCGGTTGGTCTTATAACATATATGAGGACAGACTCGGTAAGAGTCGCGGCAGAGGCACAGCAGGAGGCAAAGGCTTACATAGGCAAGGCATTCGGCAGTAATTACGCCCCTGAAAAACCGCCTGTTTACAAAAGCAAGAAGACGGCGCAGGAGGCGCATGAGGCTATAAGACCTACATCAATCCTGCGGGCTCCGGAGGGGATAAAAAAACATCTGTCAAAAGATCATTTTAACCTTTACAGCCTTATCTGGAACCGTTTCCTTGCAAGCCAGATGATACCGGCGCTCCTTGAGCAGACTACCATTACTATTGATGCCGTTAACCCCCAATCCCTAAACCCTAATTCCCAATTTGAATTCCGCGCAACAGGCACCATTGTCAAGTTTCCGGGCTTCATGGCAGTTTATATTGAGGGTGCGGATGAAACCGCGGAAGAAGAAGAACTTCTACCTTCGCTTAACGAAGGCGATGCACTGAAGGTGCTGGAGATTTCCCCAAAACAGCATTTCACACAACCGCCGCCCAAATATACAGAGGCCACCCTTGTCAAAGACCTTGAGGCAAAGGGCATTGGAAGGCCGAGCACCTATGCCACAATACTTTCAACCATACAGGACAGGAAGTACGTGGAGAAATCCGAGGGCAGGTTTATGCCGACAGAACTCGGCATGGTCGTCAATGACCTGCTTGTGGACAAATTCCCTGAGCTTATGGACATCGGCTTCACCGCAAAAATGGAAAACAATCTTGACAAGATTGAAGAGGGGGATCTTAAATGGATTAAGGTTGTGCATGATTTTTATACGCCCTTTGACAAAGACATTACAGAGGCAATGCAGAGCACCGGCAGAGTAAAGCCTGCGGATATTCCAACTGATAAAACCTGTGAGAAGTGCGGCAAGCCCATGATTATCAAATGGGGCCGGCACGGAAGGTTTCTGGCATGTTCGGGCTATCCTGAATGTAAGACGACAATGCCGCTTGAAGGACAGACATCTGAAGGAGACGGGCAGAAGCCGGAAGCAGGAATGCCTGAGATTAATGAAAAATGCGCAAAGTGCGGCTCTCCGATGGTGCTTAAAACAGGGCGGTTCGGGAGATTCCTTGCGTGCAGTAAATATCCTGAATGTAAAACGGCAAAGCCCTTAAGCACGGGCATTAAATGCCCTGAGGACGGCGGAGATATTGTTGAAAGGAAAACAAAACGCGGTAAGTTGTTCTTTAGCTGCGGCAATTATCCAAAATGCAAGTTTGCAACATGGTACAGGCCTGTTGCAAAAAAATGCCCCAAATGCGGGGCAGGCATACTGATTGAGAAGCGGACCAAAAAAGAAGAGGTGCTGGCCTGCCTTAAAAAAGACTGCGGCCACAAAGAAGAACTTCAATCCGCCGGAGACGCTGACACCGAAGCAACAAAGACCTGAGACAACAAGATACGTGCGCGTACTGGTTTGTTATCTGCTCCCCGTCGGATCAGCCTCCTGGCCTCTGGCGGGGTTATTTTTTTATGAGGGAGAAACATATCCAATAGACATCCTCCTTGAAAAATCGGGCGATAATTGATACCTTACCCTATGCAGAGAACAAATCTTGACCTCACCTTTATAACCAACGAAGGCGGGCAGAGCCTTAAACAAAGGTTTGAGGTTCTTATCAAAGATACAAGGCTCTTTGACTGTCTTGTCGGTTATTTTTATACAAGCGGTTTCCATGCCATTTATAGGTCGTTAGAAAATACCGATAAAATCAGGATCCTTATCGGCATAAGCACAAACAGGCAGACCTATGATTTATTAAAAACTGCATCGCATGAAAACCAGCAAGCTCTTCAGTTCTCTCATTCGGAAACAAAGCAGGCGATTGAAGGTTTGGTGGAAAAAGAGATGGAGGATTCCGACGACAACCGGAAGGTGGAAGATGGCGTTGTAAAATTTATTGAATGGATTCGTGGCGGCAAATTGGAAATCAGGGCATACCCGTCACAAAATATACATGCCAAACTTTACATTATGACCTTTGCTGAAGGCGACAGGGACGCCGGCAGAGTTATAACAGGCTCAAGCAATTTTACTGAGGCTGGTTTAATAGATAATCTTGAATTTAATGTGGAACTCAAGAACCGCTCTGACTATGAATTTGCAAAAGATAAATTTGAACATCTCTGGAAAGATGCCGTTAATGTCAGTGAAAAATACATTGACACCATTGAAGGCAAAACATGGCTCAATCAAAATATTACTCCATATCAGCTATATCTGAAATGTCTCTATGAGTATTTCAAAGATGAGCTTAGCAGCTCTGCTGAGGTCTTTGCAAAATATCTCCCGCAGAATTTCAAAAGATTAGAGTATCAGGAGCAGGCGATACTTAACGCCAAAAAAATACTGGAGGAATATGGAGGCGTATTTATCTCCGATGTAGTAGGACTTGGCAAAACATATATCGCCGCGCTTCTTGCTGGACAGATAGACGGCAGGACCCTTGTAATTGCACCGCCTGTGCTTCTTGATAAAACAAACCCCGGCTCGTGGCCCAATGCCTTTTCCGATTTCAGAATACCGGCTGACTTTGAATCCATTGGCAAACTTCAAGACATACTGGATAAGGGAACGGACAAATATTCCAATATCATCATTGATGAGGCACACCGCTTTAGGACAGAAACAAACATCACCTATGAAATGCTTGCTGAGATATGCAGAAGCAAGCGTGTAATACTCGTTACCGCAACCCCGTACAACAACTCTCCTAAAGACATCCTGAGTCAGATTAAGCTCTTTCAGAAATCCAAAAAGAGCACTATCCCAAATCTGCCAGACCTTGAGGCATTTTTCGGAAGGCTTGAGAAGAAGCTTAAGGGACTTGACCGTCAGAAGGATTATCATGAATACATCAGGGTTGTAAAGGAGAATGCCCGTGAAATCCGGGATAAGGTGCTCAAATATCTGATGGTGCGGCGCACAAGAACAGAGATTACAAAATATTTTGCTGATGATCTTAAACATCAGAACCTTAAATTTCCAGAAGTTAAAAACCCTGAACCGCTATTTTATGAACTCAATGATATTGAAGATGAAATATTCAATAAGACGATAGAACTTATTGTGCAAAAGTTTAAATATTCACGCTATACTCCTTTGCTGCCTGAATATTACAAAGGAGTAACTGACCAACCCACCAGATTAGCACAGGAAAATATGGGCAAATTCATGAGGATCCTTCTTGTGAAGAGACTGGAAAGCAGCTTCTTTGCCTTTAAAAATTCAATCGACCGTTTCATTCATTCTTATGAGATGTTTATCAAGGAATTTAAAAAAGGGAATGTGTATGTGAGTAAAAAACATACTAACAAAATTTTTGAGTTATTAGAAAATGATGATGATCAGGCGATACAGCAATTAATTGATGAGAGGAAAGCCGACAAATACGATAGCAAGGAATTTACAGATGGGTTTATCAACGACCTGCAAAGCGATTCTGCAATTCTAAAACAGGTTAAGACCTTATGGCAGAAAGTTGATCGGGACCCAAAGCTGCTTACATTTCTGAATGCACTCTCCAAAAAACAAACCCTGAAACAAAACAAACTCATTATCTTTACCGAATCCAGGGAAACTGCCGAATATCTTACCAAAAATATAGAGAAGAGCTTTCCCGGCGAGAGTCTCTGTTTTTCAGGCGGCTCTGGGGAGGCTGTTCGCGACAAGGTGATTGAAAACTTTGACGCCAAAGCCCGGCATCCAAAAGATGATTACCGCATTTTGGTTTCAACCGAAGTCCTCTCTGAAGGCGTAAACCTGCATCGGTCCAATGTGGTAATTAATTATGACATACCATGGAACCCGACGCGTATGATGCAGAGGGTCGGACGCATCAATAGGATTGACACAGAATTTGACAAAATTTATACCTTTAACTTTTTCCCGACAAAGCAGTCCAATGATCAGATAAAGCTTGAAGAGGCGGCAGAAGCAAAAATAAGCGCATTTCTTACTCTGCTTGGTGGCGATGCGGCGCTCCTGACAGAAGGCGAACCAGTGGGATCTCACGAACTCTTCAACAGACTAATATCCAATAAAGCGATCATAGGCGATGATGGAGACGATACCTCGGAGCTTAAATACCTTAAAGTAATAAAGGACTTGAGGGACAAAGACCCCGACACCTTTGAAAAAATAAAGAAGCTTCCGAAAAAGGCGCGGTCAGCCAAAAATCCCCCCATCCCCCCTTTAGTAAAGGGGGGCGAGGGGGGATTTCAGGATTCTCTTATAACCTATTTCCGCCGTGGAAAACTGCAAAAGTTCTTCATGGCAGGTGATACTAAAAACGCACAGGAACTTGATTTCATCTCTGCCGCCGCAATCCTTGAAAGCGGGTTTGAAAACAAAAGGCTTAAACTGCCGGAGAGGTTTTACGAACTTCTTGATATGAATAAAGGGGCATTTGTTTTTGCCACTACAGATGGAATGCCGGAAGCACATGGCAGAGCCGGGAGGGACAGCGCAGGCCGGATACTTGGAATCCTCAAGGCAACAATGAAGAACACAAAGCAGTTAACCGATGAGCAGGAGCTTTATTCTTAAAAGGGTCTTCCTCCAGCTTGAAGAAGGCGGCATCCCCAAACAGACAGCCAAAGAGACGCTAAAGGCATTGGATGAGCTCAAAAAAGAAATAATGAACCCATTGAAAGTTCTGGCAGTTCTTCAAACGCAGATACCTGAGCGCTTTCTTTCAGGGCACTATGCAGAGCGCCATCCTCAATCCTTCAGCAAGAGAGAGGTAATATTATCAATGTATTTGATAGGAGGATAGATATGGAAGACACAAAAATAGCATTGTTTAAAGGCAGGAAAATCAGAAAGACACTCCATAATGATGAATGGTGGTTTGTTATTGTCGATGTCGTGGCAGCTTTAACTGACTCTTTACAGCCTGATGGATACCTTAAAGATATGCGGAGACGCGATCCGGAACTTTCAAAAGGGTGGGGGCAAATTGCCACCCCCCTTTTTATAAAGACTGAGGGCGGACAACAGAAAATTAACTGTGCCAATACCGAAGGGGTTTTCCGTATTATCCAGTCTATCCCTTCGCCCAAAGCAGAACCCTTCAAAAGATGGTTAGCAAAAGTCGGTTATGAACGAGTACAGGAAATAGAAAATCCTGAACTTGCCACCAAAAGAACAAGAATGCTGTATAAACTCAAGGGCTATCCAGACGACTGGATTGAAAAAAGGATGCGCGGAATAGCTATCAGAGAAGAGCTGACTGATGAATGGAAAGAGCGGGGAGCAAAAGAAGAGAAGGACTATGAAATTCTGACTGCTGAGATATCCAAAGCCACTTTTGGAGTAACGCCGGGTGAATATAAGAATCTCAAGGGTTTAAAGCGTGAAAACCTGCGGGATCACATGGATGATTTTGAACTGATCTTTAACATGCTTGGTGAAAAATCCACCACAGAGATTCACCGCACGGAAGATTCCCAAGGCATAAGTAAATTGAAATCAGATGCCAAAGCCGGAGGGGATATTGCCGGCAATGCCAGAAAACAGCTTGAGAAGAGACTCGGCAGATCTGTTGTTACTAAAACCAATTTCCTGCAACAGCCTTCAAAGACTAAGAAACTACCCAATAAATAACATGGATAAGCAACAGGCTCAGGATATTGTTAAAGAGACTTTTGAAAGTTCTTTTGATAAGGGCATGTTCACCGGCTTTATAAAAAATCTTCTGAACTCTATAGAAGACGCTCCATTTTCTTACAAAGGCAATCTCATACCTGACGCATATGAGCAATATATAAGCACTCTTGAGCGCATCGGAAAATATTCTGCCGGTGATCATAAGATTGACATCCTTGTTGTAAAGCTCAAGAAAAAAACATCCATTGAACGCGCCCGCACCATGCAGAGAAATTTTATCGCGTGGTACTTAAACGGCAGTCGCGGCGGCGAGATGAAAGACGCCGCCCTCGCAGCATTTGTGTCACCGAATGGAGAGGACTGGCGGTTCTCTCTGGTTAAGATGGACTACCGCTTTGAAGAAGGGAAAAACAGCAAGGTCAAAGTCAAAGAAGAATTTACCCCTGCACGCAGATGGTCTTTTCTGGTCGGCAAGAATGAAAATAGTCATACTGCACAAAGCAAGCTTTACCCGATTATTGCTGATGACGAGCACAAACCCACACTTGCAGAGCTTGAAGAAACATT
It encodes the following:
- the topA gene encoding type I DNA topoisomerase; protein product: MKSLLIVESPAKAKTLNKFLGSGFSIKASVGHVKDLPAKELGVDVKKDFKPTYVVIGGKEKVLKELKKAAKESDRVFLAPDPDREGEAIAWHIAEELNGDSGKVFRVTFNEITEKAVTEAIKHPRRIDLNLVDAQQARRVLDRLVGYKLSPLLWRKVRRGLSAGRVQSVALRLVVDREREITAFTSVEYWSITATLEGKEPPFFHAKLFQINGQKADIKNEQEANGILQTLSGRPFTVRTIEKKGKKRTPPPPFITSTLQQEAARKLRFPAKKTMFIAQQLYEGIELGEEGSVGLITYMRTDSVRVAAEAQQEAKAYIGKAFGSNYAPEKPPVYKSKKTAQEAHEAIRPTSILRAPEGIKKHLSKDHFNLYSLIWNRFLASQMIPALLEQTTITIDAVNPQSLNPNSQFEFRATGTIVKFPGFMAVYIEGADETAEEEELLPSLNEGDALKVLEISPKQHFTQPPPKYTEATLVKDLEAKGIGRPSTYATILSTIQDRKYVEKSEGRFMPTELGMVVNDLLVDKFPELMDIGFTAKMENNLDKIEEGDLKWIKVVHDFYTPFDKDITEAMQSTGRVKPADIPTDKTCEKCGKPMIIKWGRHGRFLACSGYPECKTTMPLEGQTSEGDGQKPEAGMPEINEKCAKCGSPMVLKTGRFGRFLACSKYPECKTAKPLSTGIKCPEDGGDIVERKTKRGKLFFSCGNYPKCKFATWYRPVAKKCPKCGAGILIEKRTKKEEVLACLKKDCGHKEELQSAGDADTEATKT
- a CDS encoding argininosuccinate synthase, which translates into the protein MKINKIVLAYSGGLDTSVAIKWLKETYGCEVIAFCADLGQEEELKTVKSKALKTGASKAYVVDLKEEFAKNYIFPMLRAGAVYEGAYLLGTSIARPLIAKAQIEIAKKENADAVAHGATGKGNDQARFELTYYALKPDIKVIAPWREWSFNSRGSLINYAKAHYIPVTATKAKPYSTDRNLFHISYEGGILEDPWAEPPEDMFTLTASPEKALLKPVYLEIGYKDGDPVSLNGKRLSPASLLKALNSIAGRHGIGRLDIVENRFVGIKSRGVYETPGGTVLHTAHRAIESITMDREVMHLRDSLMPKYAELIYYGYWFSPEREALQNFIDKSQKGVTGAVRLKLYKGNCTVTGRKSPVSLYKPQLATFEAERVYNQKDAEGFIKLNALRLKTRKFQKGKI
- a CDS encoding tetratricopeptide repeat protein — translated: MQSDSQAVNIKTAFPFNPIFHLILIAVIGLLAYSNTLNAPFYFDDAFNIVENPIIKDLQYFAEPSKAKEFPLYNTFKNRFIGYLAFALNYRLHGLDVTGYHIVNLSIHIINALLVYWLVLLTFFRVAKGQRDKVAEGQDSLSTVNGQQSINLIALFSALIFISHPIQTQAVTYIVQRFTSLATMFYLLSLVMYVKFRTQNIEHRTQNTDKRQKIFSLSSVFWYLGSVLSAVLAMKTKEIAFTLPIIIVLYEFVFFSPNSQAKACGYASRLTLYALRFLYLIPFLLTLLIIPLGIIDFSKSTEDLIESISETTKVQVVTISRWEYFFTQSRVIVTYIRLLFSPLNQNLDYDYPIYNSFLNPNVFLSFLLLLSILGLAVYLFYYSKNPLYEPLAPSHRPLSLPTGQAGPFDKGGIKGGRSPFTVHCSLFTVHYLRLTAFGLFWFFITLSVESSFIPIVDVIFEHRVYLPSIGLIIAFVSAVFYFSPYLSSFNLQPSSFLSHHASRITVLLLAAVVLSLSIAAYQRNAVWQDKVKLWEDVIRKSPGKARGYFQLGVAYFDKNDLTAATKYFEISKQSFFMIESHAYLGNIYALMGQYNKAINNFTIAIDKYDYAVWKDKTNNAYLYYNRGQAYYESGAINNAKEDFTIACQKGFDRGCYKLSGLTVK
- the dprA gene encoding DNA-protecting protein DprA — encoded protein: MSDLKYWLALNLLPDIGPFYARRLLSAFGSPENIFQMPAGELRKIEGIGENRAKSIAGFRQWDVVDKEISYAKKNNVKILPFKDPLYPERLRQIPDAPLLLYVKGDLRDDDKYAMAIVGSRTPTDYGLQVAERISYKLAAYGLTVVSGMARGIDGASHKGALMAGGRTLAVLGSGIDVPYPLENKGLMRALMPSGALISEFPLGTKPNTGNFPKRNRIISGLSLGVLVIEAGVDSGSLITVGYALEQGREVFAVPGNITSKTSKGTNDLIKKGAKLVENADEIINELAPQIKGILKETQTEERQQNISAPAPHMTEAEKKVYNILCKGPKHIDAITREVNIPASEALSTLLSLELKGAVRQMDGKNFLAANC
- a CDS encoding tetratricopeptide repeat protein; the encoded protein is LRLLFLPINQNLDYDYPVYHSFFEPNVFLSFMFLLFVFGLGVYLFYCSKTKQQTPDTQAEAPYQVRGRLCGYAERLTPHVLRLTPYLLRLTAFGLFWFFITLSIESSIIPLKDVIFEHRLYLPSIGLIIAFVSVAFYFIPYLSSLIFQPSTFNPQPSSSPSHHSSRLSLTTCYLLLTTAVIVFSIAAYERNTIWKSDISLWEDVVRKSPNKEGGYLNLGLAYLSQGLTDKAIKCFLFASQLKPEFPDSYINLGLSYYTQGAFAKAIEYYQTALRLNPESPHIIHNNIGTAYDSMGLISNSIEHYEIALKLNPDFAEPYINLGIIYHSQGLIDKAIESYQIALKLNPDSSEAHYNMGISYSLKGLTDNAIKHLENSLTLKPDFAKAHYYLGVEYRKKGLIDKAEEHFRIADKLGYTN